The Drechmeria coniospora strain ARSEF 6962 chromosome 02, whole genome shotgun sequence genome has a segment encoding these proteins:
- a CDS encoding Mob1/phocein produces the protein MSNIFSGINARFRGGSNKPPGPQKSPPPSAVGQHPGAPVSDTMQQSGQPSTNFAPKVPPLPNSPSLAQTIGMDESSGVMATGDDIINSYHLPRPLPLWVDGNYTKHIVKGNFMTLSARPKTVEQGEWVAHQIVEHYRNLWNFVRVLHEKEDDGSTICSAATCPRMSAGANHSFTWLNKRQEPVELPAIEYMTLMQRWISGKVDDTTIFPTDPSGVSYAHNPAITTTPLSQLTNPGDPDWIGKRSGFPEKFVDISQMIFRQMFRVYAHLYWAHFTVPFYHLNLEKQLNSCFSHFVLTATALDMLKPQELEPMQPLLDIWAANGTFPPESKAYEYANLRAGERLLELAGVELEGR, from the exons ATGTCTAACATATTTTCTGGAAT TAACGCTCGATTCCGTGGCGGCTCAAACAAACCGCCCGGCCCTCAAAAGAGCCCACCGCCCTCAGCCGTTGGTCAGCATCCCGGTGCGCCAGTGTCCGACACCATGCAGCAATCAGGCCAGCCCTCGACGAATTTTGCTCCGAAAGTACCGCCACTGCCAAACTCCCCATCTCTCGCTCAGACTATCGGCATGGACGAATCCAGCGGCGTCATGGCTACCGGTGACGATATTATCAACTCATACCACCTACCTCGACCCCTACCCCTCTGGGTGGACGGTAACTACACCAAGCACATCGTCAAGGGCAACTTCATGACCCTCAGTGCTCGGCCGAAAACTGTGGAACAGGGCGAGTGGGTTGCTCACCAGA TTGTTGAACATTATCGCAACCTGTGGAACTTTGTTCGTGTGCTTCATGAAAAGGAGGATGACGGTAGCACAATATGTAGCGCGGCAACGTGCCCTCGCATGTCCGCTGGAGC AAATCATTCTTTTACGTGGCTAAATAAGAGGCAAGAGCCCGTTGAGCTGCCGGCGATTGAGTACATGACGCTGATGCAGCGTTGGATCTCgggcaaggtcgacgacACAACCATATTCCCCACAGACCCATCTGGAGTTTCATATGCTCACAATCCAGCCATTACCACGACCCCTCTCTCTCAGCTTACTAACCCTGGCGACCCTGACTGGATTGGAAAGCGATCAGGATTCCCAGAGAAGTTTGTCGATATATCGCAGATGATCTTTCGCCAAATGTTCCGCGTATATGCCCATCTATACTGGGCTCATTTCACGGTGCCATTTTACCATCTCAACCTAGAGAAGCAACTCAACAGCTGTTTCTCACATTTTGTGCTTACAGCCACGGCTCTTGATATGCTCAAGCCGCAAGAGCTGGAGCCTATGCAGCCTTTGCTCGACATTTGGGCCGCCAACGGCACTTTCCCCCCAGAGTCCAAGGCATATGAATACGCCAATCTCCGTGCCGGAGAGCGGCTCCTCGAACTAGCCGGTGTCGAGCTGGAGGGTCGGTAG
- a CDS encoding Tetratricopeptide-like helical translates to MGLRDMLKKRDERADGTTKGKAVQVPAPAEITLIRSDTHSQEVIQPPGDGANDLRGTPTSRTGSRSPQPSLDFFRPQSDESHGASPSSETNRPSSSVKRRLSERLHLGRQLPSSERVPSNLPAIVTSANPQEDKDGTESQWEKRATILAEHNELASSRPTTPAAGQMDERPVPTSLDDGRNPSPVLSPQIDLVIQEAIHCHEEGQLEKSTAIFARLADPQGANNPLSQVLYGLALRHGWGCEPDPEAAVRYLSAAASNAATVEQMALAAGMKKGGAAKGELVLAIFELANCFRHGWGIPKDSVAAKQYYETAANLGDTDAMNEVAWCYLEGFGCKKDKV, encoded by the exons ATGGGCCTCCGAGATATGCTAAAGAAGCGGGATGAACGGGCGGATGGCACCACAAAGGGGAAGGCCGTTCAGGTGCCGGCTCCGGCCGAGATCACATTGATACGTTCAGACACACACTCTCAAGAGGTCATACAGCCGCCAGGCGATGGTGCCAACGACTTGCGTGGTACGCCAACGTCGCGTACCGGCAGCAGATCTCCCCAGCCCAGCCTCGATTTCTTCCGTCCACAGTCGGACGAATCACACGGCGCGTCTCCGTCATCAGAGACGAATcgcccgtcctcgtcggttAAGCGTCGCCTCTCGGAACGCctgcacctcggccggcagctTCCGTCGTCGGAGAGAGTACCATCCAATCTAcccgccatcgtcacctcAGCCAACCCACaggaggacaaggacggcaccgAATCGCAATGGGAGAAGCGCGCGACGATTCTGGCGGAGCATAACGAGCTCGCAAGtagtcggccgacgacgcccgccgcGGGCCAGATGGACGAAAGGCCGGTGCCCAcgagcctcgacgatggccgaAACCCCTCTCCCGTGCTGTCGCCGCAGATTGATCTTGTTATCCAAGAAGCAATTCATTGCCATGAAGAGGGGCAGTTGGAGAAATCAACTGCCATTTTCGCCCGACTGGCTGATCCCCAGGGGGCAAACAACCCCCTGAGTCAAGTGCTCTACGGGCTTGCCTTGAG GCACGGATGGGGTTGTGAACCGGACCCCGAGGCCGCCGTTCGCTATCTATCGGCTGCGGCTTCCAACGCTGCGACTGTCGAGCAGATGGCCCTCGCGGCCGGCATGAAGAAAGGGGGCGCTGCCAAGGGTGAGCTGGTGTTGGCCATTTTCGAGTTGGCCAACTGCTTTCGTCACGGTTGGGGCATACCAAAAGACTCCGTTGCGGCGAAGCAG TACTATGAGACTGCGGCGAATCTCGGCGATACAG ATGCCATGAACGAAGTGGCATGGTGCTATCTTGAGGGGTTTGGATGCAAAAAGGATAAGGTATGA
- a CDS encoding CCCH zinc finger protein produces MSEEDRELLARIGQLAGQINRHKNQQASTVPGARPVSYSNNTYRHTHAPYSRGGYRGRVSAAHRHRTLRLNGSLPSPETKSVGNGNAPDSSSTSWVTRNDRHRQLINANVYEKEAQNRAKALEETRQRKLRQRRQNEKMRFKSFLQHQASAPEVSTNPTIHASRNEIVINGLRFRVMDGGKKLVRVKDDLSSATTPKSAIVAGVSFYRTKSGNLVANRVVQDHRYGPCPRAGYRLTDDSRSGRVNKIDALCRTFSTTGSCPKGPSCRFQHDPHKVAVCKDVLKDGKCPNGASCDLSHDLVPERVPNCLHYAKGHCAKPDCVYTHFQGPPSAPVCASFGFRGFCEKGSSCDERHVFECPDFSNAGVCKNKGCKLLHRERASVLRTHANKADEAMDDVSSDDESVDLDDVDSDAVAEFIEADSDDSDHESPSEFLPI; encoded by the exons ATGTCGGAAGAAGACAGAGAGCTCCTCGCTCGTATTGGACAGCTTGCTG GCCAGATTAATCGGCACAAGAACCAGCAGGCTAGCACGGTGCCAGGTGCACGCCCGGTTTCGTATAGTA ACAACACCTACCGTCACACACACGCTCCATACTCGCGCGGTGGATACAGAGGTCGCGTGTCGGCCGCCCACCGTCATCGAACCCTCCGGTTGAATGGTTCCCTTCCGAGTCCCGAAACAAAATCtgtcggcaacggcaacgcgCCTGATAGCAGCAGCACTAGCTGGGTAACCAGAAACGACCGCCATCGGCAACTCATCAATGCCAACGTCTATGAAAAAGAAGCACAGAATCGTGCCAAGGCCTTGGAGGAGACTCGGCAGCGGAAGCTACGACAACGGCGTCAAAACGAGAAGATGCGATTCAAATCTTTTCTCCAGCACCAGGCTTCCGCTCCCGAGGTGTCAACTAACCCAACGATTCACGCGAGTAGGAATGAGATTGTGATCAACGGCCTTCGCTTTCGCGTCATGGACGGTGGTAAAAAGCTGGTTCGAGTCAAAG ACGACCTCTCCTCTGCCACGACGCCCAAGAGCGCCATTGTTGCGGGGGTATCATTCTATCGAACCAAGTCTGGCAACCTCGTCGCGAACCGGGTTGTGCAGGACCATCGGTATGGCCCCTGTCCCCGGGCGGGTTATCGGCTGACAGACGACAGTCGATCCGGCCGGGTCAATAAGATTGATGCCTTGTGCCGGACCTTCTCCACGACGG GTTCATGTCCAAAGGGTCCATCCTGCCGATTTCAGCACGATCCCCACAAGGTAGCCGTTTGCAAGGACGTCCTCAAGGACGGGAAGTGTCCTAATGGCGCGTCTTGCGACCTGTCCCATGATCTCGTCCCGGAACGGGTCCCGAACTGCTTGCATTATGCCAAGGGCCATTGTGCGAAGCCTGACTGCGTGTATACTCACTTTCAAGGACCACCCAGTGCCCCTGTCTGCGCGTCATTTGGCTTTCGCGGCTTTTGTGAGAAGGGGTCGAGCTGCGACGAACGTCATGTCTTTGAATGCCCCGACTTCAGCAACGCTGGAGTCTGTAAGAATAAGGGGTGCAAGCTCCTGCACCGTGAGAGGGCAAGCGTTCTCCGAACTCATGCCAACAAGGCGGACGAAGCCATGGACGATGTGTCGAGCGATGACGAGTCAGTAGACTTGGACGACGTTGACTCGGATGCAGTGGCCGAGTTCATCGAAGCTGATTCGGACGATTCGGACCACGAGAGCCCCAGCGAGTTCTTGCCCATTTAA
- a CDS encoding Tho complex subunit 7/Mft1p: MAPWELLDERSESDLHKARLLNVEEKPFKRITKRLGSISKIVSIAAGYQEARNGTELSALLGIHSLREDLTFDFAAFDSSIARFQFLHDANRHERGRYDADQRRILAECQAVRANNAQLREQLDAARATLAQRKKFDELAEKITSNRLLKPREDQFANLAKLEVECRELERESETYRETWNERRDQFNRIMEEGMMLRRQIRDEKEEVDRREGMDEGGEDDAEPEKDDKGDYTPRIAPIDNPSPLPDDEGQPKTTENEVETPRPMSSGGTPVPDKTKSWLSLPKDGRRRREPLDAQLPTQVADDASRSDVDMGDAEQPAKLTGEGDDGHATHKSEQRSTTSMEIDD; this comes from the coding sequence ATGGCACCGTgggagctgctcgacgagagGAGCGAGTCGGACCTCCACAAAGCCCGGCTACTTAATGTCGAGGAGAAGCCGTTTAAGCGTATCACTAAACGCCTCGGTTCGATATCCAAAATAGTATCCATTGCGGCCGGATACCAGGAGGCTCGCAATGGTACCGAGCTATCCGCGTTACTTGGCATCCATTCCTTGCGAGAAGACCTTACATTCGACTTCGCCGCCTTTGACAGCAGCATCGCGCGTTTTCAGTTTCTCCACGATGCAAATAGACACGAGCGTGGGCGATACGATGCGGACCAACGGCGCATTCTGGCAGAGTGCCAAGCCGTTCGTGCAAACAACGCGCAGCTTCGGGagcagctggatgctgcCCGTGCGACACTAGCGCAACGGAAAAAGTTTGATGAGCTGGCAGAAAAGATAACATCGAATCGACTATTAAAACCTCGCGAGGATCAGTTCGCCAACCTAGCGAAACTGGAGGTGGAATGCCGAGAGCTTGAGCGCGAGAGCGAGACCTACAGGGAAACTTGGAACGAACGGCGCGACCAGTTCAATAGGATCATGGAGGAGGGAATGATGTTGCGTCGTCAGATCCGCGACGAAAAGGAAGAGGTTGATAGAAGAGAAGGAATGGACGAGGGTGGTGAAGATGACGCAGAGCCTGAAAAGGACGACAAAGGAGACTATACACCTCGCATAGCCCCGATCGACAATCCCTCTCCGCTCCCCGATGACGAGGGTCAGCCCAAGACGACCGAGAATGAAGTCGAAACCCCACGACCGATGTCCTCCGGCGGTACCCCGGTACCTGATAAGACCAAGTCTTGGTTGTCGCTCCCGAAGGATGGGAGGCGACGTCGCGAGCCGCTGGACGCACAACTGCCGACGCAGGTTGCCGATGATGCGTCTCGCTCGGACGTGGATATGGGTGACGCCGAGCAGCCTGCGAAGTTGACGGGggagggcgatgacggccatgCTACCCACAAGTCGGAGCAGCGTAGCACGACTAGCATGGAGATTGATGATTAG
- a CDS encoding tubulin-specific chaperone Rbl2 gives MPPPSPLAIASSSVQRLLKEEASYHKELADQEARVKTLGEDIKNGKSAGDENAEFMLKQQQTAVEETKAVFGPLKKRIADAIAKLEDQIASSEELGTQGADVEQAKAMLAQARAA, from the exons ATGCCCCCCCCTTCACCGCTCGCAATTGCGTCCAGCTCCGTTCAGCGGTTGCTGAAGGAAGAAGCCTCGTACCATAAGGAGCTTGCTGACCAGGAGGCTCGGGTGAAGACCCTGGGGGAGGATATTAAAAACGGCAAGAGCGCAGGGGATGAGAATGCTGAGTTTATGCTGAAGCAACAG CAAactgccgtcgaggagaccAAGGCTGTCTTCGGACCACTGAAGAAGCGCATCGCTGATGCAATTGCCAAGCTCGAGGACCAGATTGCCTCCAGCGAAGAGTTGGGCACGCAAGGGGCGGATGTAGAGCAGGCCAAAGCCATGCTGGCGCAGGCGAGGGCTGCCTAG
- a CDS encoding double-strand-break repair protein rad21: MFYSETLLNKSGPLARVWLSANLERKLSKNHILQSNVTDSVEAIITPNQAPMALRLSGQLLLGVVRIYQRKTRYLLDDCNEAMMKIKMAFRSTGNNDMAASMQVANREALLLPDKITPYDNLELPPPPDASWLLSQMDDVTATPVGRKGRISNRDINLQEDFDNSQFLQAGNGLDEDDLAPMDDLDLELDFGIDMDGGPSQSIEMGRDAPAPRDVEDDVFSELDLMPRNGKDDSRAMEFGEDGVRIADGEGDIPMGDDDFGFHVDDQSAMPELAGAVDINRARISESPLSDIDEALAREVEQEYSRHNHTDLYEPQEDAETTLVGRPAQRAKRQKIMVPDSEISLSSSHIKQQQADRHNIIKPAAFLPRDPFLLALMEMQKNGGFVSSIMSEGRSSAWAPELRGMLSLDSVRGLTELKRKRDSGIADVESDQGAMKSPRLELGDDTDFGLDDAGFGNQSVAADGTILEIPADDDDHRDRDASSPMPAFDDTTAPLVHPADSGPVSVGTKHAVHILRDLFGSEAATNADLRNTSAVVFQTLLPEKRTTKAEATKMFFECLVLATKDAIKVEQGPELGAPIRVRGKRGLWGAWAEREAGGEISHQDETEPEQGAEPAHEAESDAESEREAEPDHAAIRVPAVSVEA; encoded by the exons ATGTTCTACTCCGAGACCCTCCTCAACAAGAGCGGGCCGCTCGCCCGCGTTTGGCTCTCGGCCAACCTGGAACGCAAACTATCGAAGAATCACATCCTGCAATCCAACGTGACCGACAGTGTCGAAGCCATCATCACGCCAAACCAGGCCCCCATGGCGCTGCGGCTGAGCGGTCAGCTTTTGCTCGGTGTGGTCAGGATATACCAACGCAAAACGCGTTACTTGCTCGACGATTGCAATGAGGCGATGATGAAAATCAAGATG GCGTTTCGATCCACAGGCAACAATGACATGGCCGCGAGCATGCAGGTTGCTAATCGCGAGGCGTTGCTGCTCCCGGACAAAATCACACCCTACGACAACCTCGagcttcctcctccgcccgATGCGTCGTGGCTTTTGTCGCAGATGGATGATGTGACGGCAACCCCTGTCGGCCGCAAGGGTCGCATCAGCAACCGTGATATCAATCTTCAAGAGGATTTCGACAACAGCCAGTTCTTGCAGGCAGGCAACGGccttgacgaggacgaccttgCCCCGATGGACGATCTTGATCTCGAGCTTGATttcggcatcgacatggaCGGCGGCCCCAGCCAGAGCATCGAAATGGGCCGAGACGCGCCTGCGCCGCGTGACGTGGAAGATGATGTCTTCAGCGAACTCGATCTCATGCCGCGCAACGGCAAAGATGATTCACGCGCCATGGAGTTTGGCGAGGACGGTGTTCGGATAGCTGACGGAGAGGGTGATATTCCCATGGGTGATGACGACTTCGGCTTCCATGTTGACGACCAGTCTGCCATGCCCGAGCTGGCAGGTGCTGTCGACATCAACCGCGCGAGAATATCCGAGTCCCCCCTGTCCGACATTGATGAGGCTCTAGCGCGAGAAGTAGAGCAGGAATACTCTCGGCATAATCACACCGACCTGTACGAGCCTCAGGAGGATGCCGAAACAACCCTAGTTGGGCGACCGGCACAACGCGCCAAAAGACAAAAGATTATGGTCCCCGATAGCGAGATTTCGCTGTCAAGCAGTCACATCAAGCAACAACAAGCCGACAGGCACAACATCATCAAGCCTGCCGCATTTTTGCCTCGCGATCCGTTCCTCCTGGCGTTGATGGAAATGCAAAAGAACGGTGGTTTTGTTTCATCCATCATGTCGGAAGGGCGGAGCTCCGCGTGGGCTCCCGAGCTTCGCGGCATGCTGTCCTTGGATTCTGTTCGCGGCTTGACCGAGCTGAAGCGGAAGCGGGATAGCGGCATTGCCGACGTTGAAAGCGACCAGGGTGCTATGAAGTCGCCACGCCTCGAGCTTGGAGACGACACTGACTTTGGTTTGGACGATGCTGGCTTCGGAAATCAGAGtgtggccgccgacggcacgatTTTGGAAAtccccgccgacgacgacgatcacCGGGACCGGGATGCGAGCAGCCCGATGCCTGCCTTCGACGATACCACTGCACCCCTCGTGCACCCGGCTGACAGCGGGCCAGTGTCTGTCGGCACAAAACATGCCGTCCATATCCTGCGCGACCTCTTTGGCTCTGAGGCCGCGACGAACGCCGATCTGAGAAACACTTCGGCAGTCGTCTTCCAGACCTTGCTGCCTGAGAAGAGGACGACAAAAGCTGAAGCAACCAAGATGTTCTTTGAGTGCCTGGTTCTCGCCACAAAAGATGCCATCAAGGTGGAGCAGGGTCCTGAGCTTGGAGCTCCCATCCGCGTACGAGGAAAGCGAGGCCTTTGGGGAGCCTGGGCGGagcgcgaggccggcggcgagataTCACATCAGGACGAGACCGAGCCTGAGCAGGGGGCTGAACCTGCCCACGAGGCTGAGAGCGATGCCGAAAGCGAGCGTGAAGCTGAGCCCGACCATGCAGCCATCAGAGTGCCTGCTGTCTCCGTGGAGGCATGA